The DNA region AGAAATCGTTACGCCATAAAACTACGACATGGTTGAGCACAAATGGACGCTTTAAGGGGATTAGTCTGGACACCCACTTACATTTCAGATTGAGAGCGTTTAATATAATCAAACAGTCTGACTTGGAATGAAAAGTGAACGGATTATTTACGCTCTAATGAATATAAAATACTGTTATGCATCGGTCCTATGAATTCGCATTGTCACATTTGCAATAGAGAATTAGACGTTAAGAGTGATCCATTATCGATCGATTGTGGTGGTGATTGCTGGGGCTGCATTGGTGAAATTGAAGCTGACCAAGGCTATGAACCCTCAAAAATTCAGGTAAGGAAGGAGTTCTCTGAAGGATTAAGACCGAACTGGATGCCAAGCCCTGAAACTAGTTGTAAATTGGATTCAGAATCTAGACTACATATTCTGGTTAAGCTATATCGGCCTCTCGGAGAGCCATGGAACGACGAACCATTCGAGTTGAAGGTCGTTTCAAAAGGGTCAAGAATGGAAGATGAAGTAATCGAGCAAGTCGTACTAAATACAAGCTCAAGTGGTGAGTGTACCTATATCTCGTCAGTTAAAACATCTAAAAATGGTTCGGAATTGTGGTATTTCATAGTCCGCAAAGAGAACGAATGGTGCTATCCAGTTTCTGGAGCAAGAAATGCTTAATAAGCAGCAACGGACTGTCAAATCGATCACTCAAATTGCTGCGCAATTACGTGCCAGCTTTGCTAGCCGCTGTACTGGGCGTTAACTTAATATGGATAATATGAAATTTACTCAGTCAACTCTGCAAGGTTTTATAAATAGACTAATTACAAGCTACCGAACAATAATTCCGGTCGTTGTTGTGCCAATTGTATTGTCGATTGTATTAAAACTAAATGGTCAGCCACTACCAAAGGAAATGGTTACTATTTTATTGTTGGTGCCGATATTCGTTACATTGTGGCTAATGGTATTTAATTCCGGAACCAATAAGCTACAAGCTTGCGAACTGACTTTAAATGAGCGGTTTATTTCGGTATCTAAATATGGCGAAAAATCAGAGCTTAACTGGAATGATATTACAAAGCTTACTATTTCAAAATTTGTAGGCAATCATGTAATATTGAGTTCAAATTCGGAACAAGAATTGATGTTTGATTATTTTGCTTTTAGTAAAAAACAACGTGATCAAATAATTTCGTATATAAAGTCAAAGATAACAAATTAAGGCTTCGACCTGTTTAAATGCTGCTCGCTTTAAAAATCCGCAACTTAAAGTGTTAAATGCCCATAGGAATCATGGTAGATTAGGAATCATGGTAGATATCGGTACTTTTAATAGATTGTCCGCTAGCGAGCAAGATGAGTATCAACGTTACTCTTCAAGGTTTGTTCGTTCAGTCCTCAAGTCAGATGCTACTGATGGCTACGTCTTCGGTTTTGCAATTTACTGCTGCTAAAGGCATTAAATGGTTAATCGAATGAACAAAGTCGTACTAATATCTGAGAACGGATATAGCAATGAACACGATAAACTTCTAGAGTCCTTTTTAGAACAAAATTTTGAATTGTTTTGTGCTGTCGGAAAAGACTGCGAACTATGGGAGAAATAATGGATGAAATCGCAGTCGGTAATGGAGAGAACGTAAGTTATATTATCACTACTAGTCACCCGAACGAATCGGTAAATGAAGTAGTCGAATTCGCAAGCAATTTCACAACAAGTTCAAAATCAGGGGTTAAAGTCGTATGCATTTAACAAGGCAAGCCAACAACGCAACTAGAGTACTGTTCAACGCTAATGTTCGACGCTGCTTTGGGCATTAAGATCTAAAGGATAGAAATGAAAAAATTCATTACATTATTACTAATGCTAGCTTTCTCATTGAGTGCATTCTCAATATCAGACAATGAATTTGATAAGTTTATTTCTGAAATACAAGATAAGAATTTCGATTCTATAGAAACCTATCTTAAAAAAAATAAGGGTTCTAAAGAGCCCGAGTATTATATTTTACTTTTAAACTATTCATATTCAAAAGGTGAAAGTACGGAAATTTTAATAGGAAGCGGCGAACCTAAAGAAGGCGATTTTGCGCTAAAAAGTCAAGAGACAGGCAAAACTGAAGGGTTTTTAGGTGAACGGACAACATATGATAAAGAATTAATAATATCTGGTATCAAAAGATCACAAACTGCATTAAAAGACTTTCCAGAACGTCTCGACATCCATTTGGGGATCGTTACTATCGCAGAGAGAATAGAAGAATGGGAATTGGCGGGCGACCAGCTGGTAACCATACTTAAAACATCTAAAGAAATCGATAACAAATGGACTTGGGGGCGAATTAGCTCAATGCAAGGAAATCCAAAGGATTTTATGATTCAAAGTGTTCTACCAAGAACGTCAAAATTTTTTAGGCTCAATAGCGATATTGGTGATAAGCAGCTAGTAAAAGTATCAAATGCATTAATTCAATATTACCCCGAATCAATTTATGGTTACGCCAACATGGGGACTTTGTTCATGGCAAAAAAGGACTATGACAAAGCCGAGAGCTATTATAAGAAAGCGTTAGCTATAGACAGCAACGATGAAGTAATTTTATCTAACTTAGAACATCTTAAAAAATTAAGGTCACAATAAATGAGCTTAACCAGTCAAGGCAGCAATACGCCTGCGACGTAGGACTGGCTAACGCGCGCAGCTGCATTGGACGTTAAACGACTCTATGAAAATACTCGATGAGATCAAAAAATCTTGGGGCTGGACAGGACTAATTCCGGTTGAAGTGGTCGCTGAGAATGAGTTTGCAAATTTTATATTAAAGGACGCTAAGGGACGTTTCTGGAGGCTATGCCCCGAAGATGTCTATTGTGAAGTAATCGCAAATGATACGTCTGAATATAACGAACTGGTAAAAGATGAAGAGTTTTCCATAGATTGGTTCATGGAAAAAATGGTGAATGAAGCCAAAGAGAAC from Pleionea litopenaei includes:
- a CDS encoding tetratricopeptide repeat protein, translated to MKKFITLLLMLAFSLSAFSISDNEFDKFISEIQDKNFDSIETYLKKNKGSKEPEYYILLLNYSYSKGESTEILIGSGEPKEGDFALKSQETGKTEGFLGERTTYDKELIISGIKRSQTALKDFPERLDIHLGIVTIAERIEEWELAGDQLVTILKTSKEIDNKWTWGRISSMQGNPKDFMIQSVLPRTSKFFRLNSDIGDKQLVKVSNALIQYYPESIYGYANMGTLFMAKKDYDKAESYYKKALAIDSNDEVILSNLEHLKKLRSQ
- a CDS encoding T6SS immunity protein Tdi1 domain-containing protein is translated as MKILDEIKKSWGWTGLIPVEVVAENEFANFILKDAKGRFWRLCPEDVYCEVIANDTSEYNELVKDEEFSIDWFMEKMVNEAKENLGELPDGMKYHMTIPGPLGGEYGGSNLKIVSTLEIIRYSGSLGYQTKDLAQGEIFEFKVID